Proteins encoded by one window of Glycine soja cultivar W05 chromosome 15, ASM419377v2, whole genome shotgun sequence:
- the LOC114386445 gene encoding serine/threonine-protein kinase RIPK-like, which translates to MTLMKTLWKSIFPGCYKGEYPSPKPKKVVATKPNSSHRISVTDLSYPSTTLSEDLSISLAGTNLHVFSLAELKIITQQFSSSNFLGEGGFGPVHKGFIDDKLRHGLKAQPVAVKLLDLDGSQGHKEWLTEVVFLGQLRHPHLVKLIGYCCEEEHRVLVYEYLPRGSLENQLFRRFSASLSWSTRMKIAVGAAKGLAFLHEAEKPVIYRDFKASNILLGSDYNAKLSDFGLAKDGPEGDDTHVSTRVMGTHGYAAPEYIMTGHLTAMSDVYSFGVVLLELLTGRRSVDKNRPPREQNLVEWARPMLNDSRKLSRIMDPRLEGQYSEMGTKKAAALAFQCLSHRPRSRPSMSTVVKTLEPLQDFDDIPIGTFVYTAPPDNNEMHSAKDQCETPKRRENNNNNGHLHRNGHRHHPLKSPKTPRPQSQSQSRSNDHKHRNGRGSGSNSPPSHGKIRQGVLAY; encoded by the exons ATGACCCTTATGAAAACCCTATGGAAATCAATCTTCCCCGGTTGTTACAAGGGTGAATATCCCTCTCCAAAGCCAAAGAAAGTGGTGGCTACAAAGCCAAATTCTTCACACAGAATTTCTGTGACGGATTTGAGTTATCCAAGCACGACTCTTTCGGAGGATCTGTCAATTTCTCTAGCGGGAACCAACCTCCATGTTTTCTCACTCGCTGAGCTCAAGATTATTACTCAACAATTCTCTTCTAGCAATTTTCTTGGAGAAGGTGGGTTCGGACCCGTGCATAAGGGGTTCATTGATGACAAGCTTAGGCATGGCCTCAAGGCTCAACCGGTGGCTGTTAAGCTCTTGGACTTGGATGGCTCGCAGGGCCACAAAGAGTGGTTG ACTGAAGTTGTTTTTCTGGGGCAACTAAGGCATCCACATCTCGTGAAGCTGATAGGATACTGCTGTGAAGAAGAACACAGGGTTTTAGTATATGAATATTTACCAAGAGGAAGCTTGGAGAATCAATTATTTAGAA GATTCTCGGCATCACTTTCATGGTCAACGAGAATGAAAATTGCTGTTGGAGCTGCGAAGGGTTTAGCATTTCTTCATGAAGCTGAGAAGCCAGTCATCTATAGAGATTTCAAAGCTTCTAACATCTTGTTAGGCTCT GATTACAATGCAAAGCTATCTGATTTTGGGTTGGCAAAAGACGGTCCCGAAGGAGATGACACTCACGTTTCAACCCGAGTTATGGGTACACACGGCTACGCAGCTCCAGAATATATCATGACAG gTCACTTGACAGCAATGAGTGACGTGTATAGTTTTGGAGTAGTGCTGTTGGAGCTGCTAACAGGGAGAAGGTCAGTGGACAAAAATCGCCCTCCAAGGGAGCAAAACCTAGTGGAGTGGGCAAGGCCAATGCTAAATGACTCTAGGAAACTCAGCAGAATAATGGATCCTAGACTTGAAGGCCAATATTCTGAAATGGGGACAAAAAAAGCAGCAGCATTGGCTTTCCAATGCCTCAGCCACAGACCAAGGAGCAGACCCTCAATGAGCACAGTGGTCAAGACCCTTGAGCCACTCCAAGATTTTGATGACATTCCAATTGGAACATTTGTTTACACAGCTCCACCGGATAATAATGAAATGCATAGTGCAAAGGATCAATGTGAGACACCTAAGAGGagggaaaataataataacaatggtCACCTTCATAGGAATGGCCACAGGCATCATCCACTTAAATCCCCCAAGACCCCTAGGCCACAATCACAATCACAATCACGTTCAAATGATCACAAACACCGAAATGGAAGAGGAAGTGGATCAAATTCTCCTCCATCACATGGGAAAATTAGGCAAGGAGTTCTTGCCTATTAG